The following coding sequences lie in one Mercenaria mercenaria strain notata chromosome 5, MADL_Memer_1, whole genome shotgun sequence genomic window:
- the LOC123556887 gene encoding putative protocadherin beta-18 gives MESAESLSCLICVFSYLINYSDGLTYTIPEELPRFKLIGNIAEDEDIRSLVSEDDYNSLEFHFLNLDNPYLKHFAIDSSSSDLSIDEPLDWEVICQFSTTFSCPVTLDVAAQSKTGTFFKKISITIFLEDINDHPPKFESPFFAFSLSESEVTGKSIAIDTATDMDSSNFSVQSYEVIPADVPFRADFVENSDGPSMLNLVLTDRLDREVVDSYYFMLVAKDPSFNGTMMINVTVEDDNDNRPVFEKSVYRVSVKENYPLNVTFLNVTATDDDIGRNAKISYHLSSQQSQEIKDTYQVDSLSGEVYLGKHLEYVSDKAIKVKIDAVDDGERPLTSQTVVEVTVEDSENNAPVIKINLLSNSQSAETTEYASFGSVVAYVEVTDKDGDRNGRVSCEVQNGPFGLQAVEDKEYKIIVFGDLDRETIDKHSVTIQCHDFGVPELTSSANFTVIILDENDNAPKFTDEVYESTVMENNENGSTIVQVFARDADMGLNSQVSYSLDLESLENFSINNKSGLITAKKEFDREERARYEFLVYATDAGYPPLSSSAKVSVTIDDENDNQPQFINLPYVYHIPESQMKETVLGKITAKDKDAGGNGYVSYSLVGNYSELPFEVLPDGTLKTLDSFDREEVARYAFEVLAIDNGIDIRKSNTANVTVHVTDINDNTPIIVYPQGTNVVKYITYMMPADTQVMKIEATDADEGKNAELSYNIFKRNDTKMFEIGRNGEIYVARKLYKEEVDSYFLEIVVSDNGTPPKRALTKVTIDVLNKNVTALGASDAAIDKQNIIIAVIVVVVTVVIAAAILIIIWIVRRHDLQKRKFFGNRDAHHNGDNDSGFASTGGRKSPDAVKHFDNGLVLSAPILPPMTIDRSDGKSKDVTFQDTVHVREKSADSTVESNGESTVQLHRLASLRLHQALIQNHNKPWTSQSELNQDNGKDVKKQEDLHSDLSADTATYDSGIGGSVSDTGDLRISQLQLLVKQNGRRGQAPHKPAKPPRVIARGHSRASDQPPERPPPLKNNPYKSKSPVQSPVQFSPAVSPSLFATSSPTPCSPNQASFFTVPSPTHFTDRQSPSKNVVQDLLMYKKFQNGLHLPNGRLTVDESVDTTHMDDDGSTTSGSYYIDNTVEDWKNPPVCDIYV, from the exons ATGGAGTCTGCAGAAAGTCTTTCCTGCCTTATTTGTGTGTTCTCGTATCTCATCAACTATTCCGATGGTTTGACATACACCATTCCTGAGGAATTGCCTCGATTTAAACTTATCGGCAACATCGCTGAGGATGAAGACATAAGATCACTGGTGAGCGAAGATGATTACAACAGCTTAGAGTTTCACTTTTTAAACTTAGACAAtccatatttaaaacattttgccaTAGATTCAAGCTCAAGTGATTTAAGCATAGACGAACCACTAGATTGGGAAGTAATCTGTCAATTTTCTACAACATTTTCTTGTCCAGTAACCCTAGATGTAGCTGCTCAAAGTAAAACGGGAACTTTCTTCAAAAAGATTAGCATCACGATATTTTTAGAAGATATTAACGATCATCCACCCAAGTTTGAGTCACCGTTCTTCGCATTTTCCTTGTCGGAATCTGAAGTAACAGGAAAGTCAATAGCAATAGATACCGCCACTGACATGGATAGTTCCAACTTTTCTGTGCAGAGCTATGAGGTAATTCCAGCAGACGTTCCTTTTCGTGcagattttgtagaaaattcagaTGGTCCATCTATGTTGAATCTAGTGCTTACAGACAGACTTGATAGGGAAGTTGTTGACAGTTACTACTTTATGCTCGTAGCAAAAGATCCTTCGTTCAATGGAACCATGATGATTAATGTTACAGTTGAAGATGACAATGACAACAGACCAGTGTTTGAAAAGTCTGTATACCGTGTTAGTGTGAAAGAAAACTATCCTCTGAATGTAACGTTTCTTAATGTAACGGCTACTGACGATGACATTGGCCGTAATGCCAAGATTTCGTACCATCTCAGTTCTCAACAATCGCAGGAAATAAAAGATACGTACCAAGTTGATTCTTTAAGTGGCGAAGTCTATTTAGGGAAACATTTGGAATATGTATCAGACAAAGCTATAAAAGTGAAAATTGATGCAGTTGATGATGGTGAGCGACCTTTGACCTCCCAGACTGTTGTCGAGGTAACAGTGGAAGATTCAGAAAATAATGCTCCAGTAATTAAGATTAACTTGTTGTCAAATTCCCAGTCGGCAGAAACAACAGAATATGCAAGCTTTGGGTCTGTAGTGGCCTACGTGGAAGTTACAGACAAAGATGGAGACAGAAATGGACGTGTTAGCTGTGAAGTACAAAATGGTCCTTTTGGATTGCAAGCCGTGGAAGATAAagaatataaaataattgtttttggtgACTTAGATCGTGAAACTATTGATAAACATAGTGTAACTATACAATGTCATGATTTTGGTGTTCCAGAATTAACTTCCTCTGCTAACTTTACAGTAATTATTCttgatgaaaatgataatgccccaaaatttactgatgaagtttatGAATCTACAGTTATGGAGAATAATGAGAATGGATCTACGATCGTGCAAGTTTTTGCTCGTGATGCCGATATGGGATTAAACAGCCAAGTCTCTTACTCTCTTGACCTGGAAAGTCTTGAAAACTTTTCAATTAATAACAAATCAGGCCTTATTACTGCAAAAAAAGAATTTGATAGAGAAGAAAGAGCTAGATATGAATTCCTTGTATATGCGACTGATGCTGGTTATCCTCCGCTATCGTCGTCTGCAAAAGTTTCCGTTACTATTGACGATGAGAATGATAATCAGCCACAATTCATAAATCTGCCGTATGTTTATCATATTCCGGAAAGTCAGATGAAAGAGACAGTTCTGGGTAAAATAACTGCAAAAGATAAGGATGCTGGAGGTAACGGGTATGTTTCATATAGTCTTGTCGGGAATTACTCGGAACTGCCGTTTGAAGTGTTACCAGACGGAACTCTGAAAACACTCGACAGTTTTGATCGAGAAGAAGTAGCAAGATATGCTTTTGAAGTTTTGGCTATTGACAATGGGATTGACATAAGAAAAAGTAACACAGCAAATGTAACTGTCCATGTAACAGACATTAATGATAATACACCAATTATAGTGTATCCACAAGGTACGAATGTTGTAAAGTATATTACATATATGATGCCTGCTGATACGCAGGTGATGAAAATTGAAGCAACTGATGCTGATGAAGGCAAAAATGCCGAATTGTCATACAATATTTTTAAGAGAAACGatacaaaaatgtttgaaattggTAGAAATGGAGAAATTTATGTTGCTAGGAAACTGTATAAGGAAGAAGTAGACTCTTATTTTCTGGAAATTGTAGTCTCTGACAATGGTACGCCACCAAAACGGGCTTTGACAAAAGTTACAATTGATGTTCTGAATAAGAATGTAACTGCTCTTGGTGCCAGTGATGCTGCCATTGACAAACAGAATATCATCATAgccgttattgttgttgttgtaactgtTGTTATAGCAGCAGCCATATTGATCATCATCTGGATCGTTCGAAGGCATGATTTACAGAAGAGAAAATTTTTTGGTAACAGAGATGCCCATCATAATGGGGACAATGATTCTGGATTTGCGTCCACTGGTGGACGCAAAAGTCCCGATGctgtaaaacattttgacaaCGGCTTGGTACTGTCTGCACCCATCTTGCcgccaatgacaattgacagaaGTGACGGAAAATCAAAAGACGTTACATTCCAG GACACAGTTCATGTAAGAGAGAAGAGCGCAGATTCCACAGTAGAATCAAATGGAGAGAGTACAGTACAGTTACATAGACTGGCTTCCCTTCGCTTACATCAAGCATTGATACAGAACCATAATAAACCATGGACCAGTCAGTCTGAG TTAAATCAGGACAATGGGAAAGATGTCAAGAAACAAGAGGACCTGCACAGTGATCTCTCCGCCGACACGGCAACATACGATAGCGGTATTGGTGGCAGCGTATCAGACACAG GAGATTTGAGGATTTCCCAACTGCAGCTTCTGGTGAAACAAAATGGCCGTAGAGGTCAAGCTCCTCACAAACCAGCCAAACCTCCGAGAGTCATTGCCAGGGGTCATTCCAGGGCCTCAGATCAACCACCAGAACGACCTCCACCTCTGAAGAACAATCCATATAAATCTAAGTCACCGGTACAATCCCCGGTACAGTTTTCACCAGCTGTCAGTCCGAGTTTGTTCGCAACTTCTAGTCCGACACCATGTAGTCCAAATCAGGCGAGTTTCTTTACAGTGCCGTCACCAACACACTTTACAGATAGACAAAGTCCTTCAAAAAATGTTGTGCAAGatttattaatgtataaaaaatttcaaaatggtttaCATCTGCCGAATGGAAGGTTAACAGTGGATGAGTCAGTTGATACGACGCACATGGATGATGATGGCAGCACGACATCGGGCAGCTACTATATAGACAATACAGTAGAG